A segment of the Georgenia sp. M64 genome:
AGTTCCGGTTGCCCCAGACGACCGGGGTGTCGACGCCACGCCCGGCGAGATCCGCCTGCAACGCAGCCAGGAGCGCCTTGTTCTGGTCGTTGATGGGGCTGCGACCACCGAAGTGGTAGTAGTGCTCGCCCACCTCGGCGAGGCGCTCGTCAGGGATGCCGCGCCCCGCCGTGACGTTGCGCAGGAACGGCACGACGTCCTCCGGCTTCTCCGGTCCCCCGAAGGAGAGCAGCAGCACGGCGTCGTAGGGGGACAGGGAGGGCATGGCGCTCGCTCTCATACGTCAGCCGGCTGGGCCGGCAGGGGGAGGTGGGTGGCGGGCTCGTGCGGGTGTCCGGGGGCGTCCGCGACCGGGTGCACCGCGCCTGCGACCCCGGGCAGGCTCACGCCGAGGACCTGCTCGAGGGCGAGCAGGTACTCCTCGCCGCGACCCTGGCGCCCGGCGGTGCGCGCCCGGACCGTCGGCTCGTGGAGCAGGCGCGCGGCGAGGCGGCGCAGGGCCTGGGCGGCCTTGTCCGCGGGGATGGCACCGTCGGCGGGCAGACGCTCGATCTCGGCGGCGACGGCGTCCGCCACCGACTCGCGCAGGGCCACCACCGCCTGGTCCATGCGCCGGCCGGCGTGGTCCTCGAGGAGCTCGCGCACCGCGTCGTCGACGATCTGGCGGGCGCGGTCGATCTCGGCGGCGGTCGCGGCCGGGGCGTGCTCGCGCACGGTCGGCAGGTCGACGAGGAGGACGCCGTCGAGGTCGGCGACCTCCTCCTCGACGTCGCGGTGCAGGGCGAGGTCGACGACGACGAGCGGCCCGTCCTCCGGCCGGCGGGCGGCGACCACGGCGGCGACGAGGTCGACCCGCAGGACCGGGGTGCCCGTGCCGCGCACGGTCACGACGAGGTCGACGCCGGTCAGCGCGGCGGCCAGGTCCTCCTCTGCGACGACGACGCCGTGGCCGGCGGCGAAGTCCCGCGCCCGCCCGGAGGCCGACCACACCGCGACATCGGTGACGCCGCGCTCGCGCAGCGCGGCGAGGGAGGCGCCGGCGTAGGAGCCGGTGCCGACGAGCAGGGTGCGACGCCCGGCCAGGGAGGCGCGCGGGACGGCGGGGTCGTGGGGGTCGACGGGTGCCGCCTGCTCATGCTCGAGCGCGGCGGCGCGGGCGGCGGCGAGGTCGAGGGCGACCGAGACGACCGACAGCCCGGCCCGGGCCAGGTCCGTGGCGACCGCCACCTGGCGGGACGTGCGGGTGGCGCGCTGGAGGGTCTTCTCGAGCAGCGGCGAGGTCGTGCCCGCCTCGCGGGCGGCGCGCA
Coding sequences within it:
- a CDS encoding glutamyl-tRNA reductase; this translates as MLSANHHDLNLTDVERLSTGAHEVGPQVVASSPAVTGAVVLATCNRLEVYVEAESPEEAARAAQEAVARTSGTDLAEVARLMRAETDDAAVRHLFEVAAGLDSMVVGEREITGQVRRALRAAREAGTTSPLLEKTLQRATRTSRQVAVATDLARAGLSVVSVALDLAAARAAALEHEQAAPVDPHDPAVPRASLAGRRTLLVGTGSYAGASLAALRERGVTDVAVWSASGRARDFAAGHGVVVAEEDLAAALTGVDLVVTVRGTGTPVLRVDLVAAVVAARRPEDGPLVVVDLALHRDVEEEVADLDGVLLVDLPTVREHAPAATAAEIDRARQIVDDAVRELLEDHAGRRMDQAVVALRESVADAVAAEIERLPADGAIPADKAAQALRRLAARLLHEPTVRARTAGRQGRGEEYLLALEQVLGVSLPGVAGAVHPVADAPGHPHEPATHLPLPAQPADV